In Dehalococcoidia bacterium, the following proteins share a genomic window:
- the atpF gene encoding F0F1 ATP synthase subunit B, with translation MAQLGFDIPSLVAYLINFSILLAILYFFVYKRVLGMLDARSQRIKEAMEEAERVKKESARAQEEMQRQLEQARRESQAILEQARQMAERYREEERQRARQEVEATLERARREIQAERDAAIEEVRRHFADLAVRAAERVLERSLDREAHRHLVERVLDEAETLRRT, from the coding sequence CATACCTGATTAACTTCTCCATCCTCCTGGCCATCCTGTACTTCTTTGTCTACAAGAGGGTGCTGGGGATGCTGGATGCCCGCTCCCAGCGTATTAAGGAGGCCATGGAGGAGGCGGAGCGGGTCAAAAAGGAATCGGCCCGCGCGCAGGAGGAGATGCAGAGGCAACTGGAGCAGGCCCGCCGGGAGAGTCAGGCTATCTTGGAGCAGGCCCGCCAGATGGCCGAGCGCTACCGGGAGGAGGAGCGTCAGCGCGCCCGCCAAGAGGTGGAGGCTACTTTGGAACGTGCCCGCCGTGAAATCCAGGCGGAACGGGATGCGGCCATTGAAGAGGTCCGCCGCCACTTCGCCGACCTTGCCGTCCGGGCGGCGGAGCGTGTCTTGGAGCGCAGTCTCGACCGGGAGGCGCACCGCCACCTGGTGGAGCGGGTGCTGGACGAGGCCGAAACCCTGCGGAGGACCTAG
- a CDS encoding F0F1 ATP synthase subunit delta yields the protein MPGRSLPSPKRYAQAVWDIAREQGTVDTWRRDLQAMAELARREEVVAFLDNPSIPVAERVALVRQMLPDLGPLAYNLGALLAERQGFRTLPLLFQEFQRLADEAEGILRVEVTAGAPLTDSDQQDLAERLGRTLGKRVVLSVRTDPSLLGGVVLRIGDRVLDGSVRGRLQALRKTLVEVG from the coding sequence GTGCCGGGACGCAGCCTTCCCTCCCCTAAACGGTATGCCCAAGCCGTCTGGGACATCGCCAGGGAGCAGGGCACGGTGGACACCTGGCGGAGGGATCTGCAGGCGATGGCCGAACTAGCCCGCCGCGAGGAGGTGGTGGCTTTTCTGGATAACCCCAGTATCCCCGTGGCGGAGCGAGTGGCTCTGGTGCGCCAGATGCTTCCCGACTTGGGGCCGTTGGCGTACAACCTGGGAGCACTCCTGGCGGAGCGGCAGGGCTTCCGCACTTTGCCCCTTCTTTTCCAGGAGTTTCAGCGCTTGGCCGACGAAGCGGAGGGTATCCTGCGGGTGGAGGTAACGGCAGGGGCACCCTTGACCGATAGCGACCAGCAAGACCTGGCCGAGCGCCTGGGGCGCACCCTGGGGAAACGGGTTGTCCTGTCGGTGCGCACTGACCCCTCCCTCCTGGGGGGTGTGGTGCTCCGCATCGGCGACCGGGTGCTGGACGGCAGTGTGCGGGGACGTCTCCAGGCCCTGCGCAAGACCCTGGTGGAGGTCGGGTAA
- the atpA gene encoding F0F1 ATP synthase subunit alpha, producing the protein MTIRGQDIVSVLRRQIEGYEARVSMVEVGTVVEVGDGIARVHGLAGCRYSELVEFPGGTLGIALNLEEDSVSVVLLGGEAEVKEGDTARTTGRIIEVPVGEALLGRVVDALGRPLDGKGPIKTSRFRPVERVAPDVTKRKSVDTPVQTGIKAIDAMIPIGRGQRELIIGDRSTGKTALCLDTIINQKGQDLYCIYVAIGQKAAKVAQVVGILEQYGALEHTIVVVASAADSAALQYLAPYAGCAMGEEFMEQGKDALVIYDDLTKHAWAYRQLSLLLRRPAGREAYPGDVFYLHSRLLERAAKLHPDYVRELAAQQGIHLPPDHNRGSLTALPIIETQAGDISAYIPTNVISITDGQIYLETDLFNAGIRPAINVGLSVSRVGGAAQTRAMKRVAGRLRLDLAQYRELATFAQFGTADLDPTTRRQLERGQRITEVLKQPQFQPVPLEHEVMVIYAVVNGYLDDVPIPQVQRWEAEFRRFMDTAHPEVGRAIRESKDLTKETEEALKKAITEFKQGFKA; encoded by the coding sequence ATGACCATCCGTGGACAGGATATCGTCAGCGTTCTGCGCCGACAAATTGAGGGCTACGAGGCCCGAGTGAGTATGGTGGAGGTGGGGACGGTGGTGGAGGTGGGAGACGGCATCGCCCGGGTGCACGGCCTGGCGGGATGCCGCTACAGCGAACTGGTGGAGTTCCCCGGCGGGACCCTGGGGATCGCCCTCAACTTGGAAGAGGATAGTGTGAGCGTCGTGCTCCTGGGGGGCGAGGCGGAGGTGAAAGAGGGAGACACCGCCCGCACCACCGGCCGCATCATTGAGGTGCCGGTGGGGGAGGCCCTCTTGGGGCGTGTGGTGGACGCCTTGGGCCGCCCCCTGGACGGCAAAGGCCCTATCAAGACCTCCCGCTTCCGCCCCGTGGAACGAGTCGCCCCCGATGTTACCAAGCGCAAGAGCGTGGACACCCCCGTCCAGACGGGCATCAAGGCCATTGACGCCATGATCCCCATCGGGCGCGGCCAGCGGGAGCTCATTATCGGCGACCGTTCCACAGGAAAGACTGCCCTGTGTCTGGACACCATCATCAACCAGAAGGGACAGGACCTCTACTGCATCTATGTGGCCATCGGTCAGAAGGCGGCTAAGGTAGCCCAGGTGGTGGGCATCCTAGAGCAGTATGGAGCCTTGGAGCATACCATCGTGGTGGTGGCCAGCGCCGCGGACTCCGCCGCCCTCCAATACCTGGCACCCTACGCCGGGTGCGCCATGGGCGAGGAGTTCATGGAGCAGGGCAAGGACGCCCTGGTGATCTACGACGATCTGACCAAGCACGCCTGGGCCTACCGCCAGTTGTCCCTGCTCCTGCGCCGGCCGGCGGGACGGGAGGCCTACCCAGGGGATGTGTTCTACCTGCACAGCCGCCTTTTGGAGCGCGCCGCCAAACTCCACCCCGACTATGTGCGGGAACTGGCCGCCCAGCAGGGAATCCATTTGCCCCCAGACCACAACCGAGGCTCCTTGACGGCCCTGCCCATTATTGAGACCCAGGCAGGGGACATCTCCGCTTACATCCCCACAAATGTCATCTCCATTACCGACGGGCAGATCTATCTGGAGACCGACCTGTTCAATGCGGGCATTCGCCCCGCCATCAACGTGGGGTTGTCGGTGTCCCGCGTGGGGGGGGCTGCCCAGACCCGCGCCATGAAGCGCGTCGCAGGACGCCTGCGCCTGGACCTGGCCCAGTACCGGGAGTTGGCCACCTTCGCCCAGTTCGGCACCGCCGACTTGGACCCCACCACCCGCCGCCAACTGGAGCGGGGCCAGCGCATCACCGAGGTGCTCAAACAGCCCCAGTTCCAGCCCGTCCCCTTGGAGCACGAGGTGATGGTGATTTACGCCGTAGTGAACGGCTACCTGGACGATGTGCCCATCCCCCAGGTGCAGCGGTGGGAGGCCGAGTTCCGCCGCTTCATGGACACCGCCCACCCCGAGGTGGGGCGCGCCATCCGAGAGAGTAAAGACCTGACCAAAGAGACCGAGGAGGCCCTCAAGAAGGCCATCACCGAGTTTAAGCAGGGCTTCAAGGCATAG
- the atpG gene encoding ATP synthase F1 subunit gamma produces MPTLRQIRRRIRSVQNTAKVTKAMEMVAAAKMRRAQQATLAGRPYAQRILELLGHLAAQPMEEENIPPLLQRRPVQRVELVHITPDRGLCGALPSNLNRTALRFMLDQQVPVSVIAVGRKGRDFMARYGRDLRAVFTNLGDRPTIADLRPLLRLVIDDFTSGYADAVYLVYAQFVNTVVQRPVVQQLLPVVPARLPPGTTVGYIYEPRSLEVLEALLPRYVEMEVYHAVLESLASEHSARMVAMRNATDNAKSLVRELTLLANKVRQETITKELLDIIGGTLGLRTR; encoded by the coding sequence ATGCCTACCCTACGGCAAATCCGCCGGCGCATCCGCAGTGTCCAGAACACGGCCAAGGTAACAAAGGCCATGGAGATGGTGGCCGCCGCCAAGATGCGGCGCGCTCAACAGGCCACCCTGGCTGGCCGCCCCTATGCCCAACGCATTTTGGAACTTCTGGGGCACCTGGCAGCCCAGCCAATGGAGGAGGAGAACATCCCTCCCCTCCTCCAGCGGCGGCCTGTGCAAAGGGTGGAACTGGTGCACATCACCCCCGACCGGGGTTTGTGTGGTGCGCTCCCCAGCAACCTCAACCGCACCGCGCTACGCTTTATGCTGGATCAGCAGGTGCCGGTGAGCGTCATCGCTGTGGGACGCAAGGGGCGGGACTTCATGGCCCGCTACGGGCGCGACCTGCGCGCCGTGTTCACCAACTTGGGCGACCGCCCTACCATCGCTGACCTGCGCCCCCTCCTACGCCTAGTGATAGATGACTTCACTTCCGGCTACGCCGATGCCGTTTACCTGGTGTATGCCCAGTTCGTGAATACCGTCGTGCAAAGGCCCGTGGTGCAACAACTGCTCCCCGTGGTGCCGGCCCGTCTGCCCCCCGGCACGACCGTGGGCTACATCTACGAGCCGCGCAGTCTAGAAGTGCTGGAGGCCCTCCTGCCCCGCTATGTGGAGATGGAGGTCTACCACGCCGTTCTGGAGAGTTTGGCCAGTGAGCATTCGGCCCGTATGGTGGCTATGCGCAACGCCACCGATAACGCCAAATCCCTGGTGCGGGAACTGACACTCCTGGCCAACAAGGTGCGCCAAGAGACCATCACCAAAGAGTTGCTGGACATTATCGGCGGCACGTTGGGGTTGAGGACCCGCTAA
- the atpD gene encoding F0F1 ATP synthase subunit beta, whose product MGKGTKGRVVQVIGTVVDCEFPPGDLPKVMNALEVTFDGRKLVLEVQHHIGNNRVRCLALGPTDGLARGVEVVDTGDALRVPVGRGALGRLFNVLGEPLDGLGEVRAEDYWPIHRPPPPIQEQQTRTEMLETGLKVIDLITPFTKGGKIGAYGGAGVGKTVIIMELIHNIATYHKGFSVFAGVGERSREGNDLWYEMRASGVLKNATLVFGQMNEPPGVRARVALTGLTMAEYFRDVEGQDVLLFIDNIYRYILAGMEVSALLGRMPSAVGYQPTLATEMGALEERITSTKRGSITSFQAIYVPADDYTDPGIVATFGHLDAVIALERSIAEQGIYPAVDPLTSTSRILDPAIVGQEHYEVARGVQRVLQRYKDLQDIIAILGVEELSEEDKLTVARARKIQRFLSQPMFVAEPFTGREGRYVPVKETVRGFKEILEGKHDDLPEQAFYMVGTIEEAREQAKKMGAI is encoded by the coding sequence ATGGGGAAGGGAACCAAAGGGAGAGTGGTGCAGGTTATCGGCACGGTGGTGGATTGCGAGTTTCCCCCCGGGGACCTGCCGAAGGTGATGAATGCCCTGGAGGTAACCTTTGATGGGCGCAAACTGGTGCTGGAGGTCCAGCACCACATCGGGAACAACCGGGTGCGCTGCCTGGCCCTGGGGCCCACCGACGGCCTCGCCCGAGGGGTGGAGGTGGTGGACACCGGCGATGCTCTTAGGGTGCCGGTGGGGCGTGGGGCCCTGGGACGCCTGTTCAATGTGCTGGGGGAGCCTCTGGACGGTCTAGGCGAGGTGCGAGCCGAGGACTACTGGCCCATCCACCGCCCTCCTCCCCCCATCCAGGAGCAGCAGACCCGCACCGAGATGTTGGAGACGGGCCTGAAGGTCATTGACCTTATCACTCCCTTCACCAAGGGGGGCAAGATTGGGGCCTATGGCGGGGCAGGCGTGGGCAAGACCGTCATTATTATGGAACTGATTCACAACATCGCTACCTACCATAAGGGCTTCTCGGTGTTTGCGGGGGTGGGGGAGCGCTCCCGGGAGGGCAACGACCTGTGGTATGAGATGCGCGCCTCGGGGGTGCTGAAGAACGCTACCCTGGTATTTGGCCAGATGAACGAGCCTCCGGGGGTGCGCGCGCGGGTGGCCCTGACGGGCCTCACCATGGCCGAATACTTCCGGGATGTGGAGGGGCAGGATGTGCTCCTGTTCATTGACAACATCTACCGCTACATCCTGGCGGGGATGGAGGTGTCGGCTCTGCTGGGGCGCATGCCCTCGGCGGTGGGCTACCAGCCCACCTTGGCCACGGAGATGGGTGCCCTGGAGGAGCGCATCACCTCTACCAAGCGGGGGTCCATCACCTCCTTCCAAGCCATCTATGTCCCTGCCGACGACTATACAGACCCGGGCATTGTGGCCACCTTCGGCCACCTGGACGCTGTCATCGCCCTGGAGCGCTCTATCGCCGAGCAGGGCATCTACCCGGCGGTGGACCCCCTAACCTCCACCTCCCGCATTCTGGACCCGGCTATCGTGGGGCAGGAGCATTATGAGGTGGCGCGGGGTGTGCAGCGTGTCCTCCAGCGCTACAAGGACTTGCAGGACATCATCGCCATCCTGGGTGTGGAGGAGTTGTCGGAGGAGGACAAACTGACGGTAGCCCGCGCCCGCAAGATTCAGCGCTTCCTTTCCCAGCCCATGTTCGTGGCGGAGCCGTTTACGGGGCGCGAGGGGCGGTATGTGCCGGTGAAGGAGACAGTGCGGGGCTTCAAGGAGATCCTGGAGGGGAAGCACGACGACCTGCCCGAGCAGGCCTTCTATATGGTGGGCACCATTGAGGAGGCACGGGAGCAGGCCAAGAAGATGGGGGCGATCTAA
- a CDS encoding F0F1 ATP synthase subunit epsilon: protein MPKMRLEIVTAERVVFSDDVDLVVAPGVEGELGILPHHAPLLTILQPGEIRVVKEGKEQFMAVSGGFLEVLGNKVTILADACEYAEEIDLERARQAMERAQKALATRQADVDLAQALAALRRAQVRMAVARRRRAAGGPPPGAPLPGAGP, encoded by the coding sequence ATGCCCAAGATGCGTTTGGAGATTGTTACGGCCGAACGGGTGGTGTTTAGCGACGATGTGGACCTGGTGGTGGCCCCCGGGGTGGAGGGGGAACTTGGCATCCTCCCCCATCACGCTCCTCTGTTGACCATTCTCCAGCCCGGAGAAATTCGGGTGGTCAAGGAGGGTAAGGAGCAGTTTATGGCGGTGAGCGGGGGGTTTCTGGAGGTGCTGGGGAATAAGGTTACTATCCTGGCCGACGCCTGCGAATACGCCGAGGAGATTGACTTAGAGAGGGCTCGGCAGGCCATGGAGCGGGCCCAAAAGGCCCTGGCCACCCGTCAGGCTGATGTGGACCTGGCCCAGGCGCTGGCTGCCTTGCGCCGAGCCCAGGTGCGGATGGCTGTGGCGCGTCGGCGGCGTGCCGCTGGCGGACCACCCCCCGGTGCACCCCTGCCTGGGGCGGGCCCTTAG
- a CDS encoding redox-sensing transcriptional repressor Rex produces MPKQEGRLEVPEVVVERLPLYVRALKELAQRRIEVVSSRDLGERLHTTPAQIRKDLSAFGRFGKQGSGYNVQTLLTALQSILGLDRDWYVAVVGVGRLGRAIISYPGFAPEGFRIVAALDNDPRQIGQVIGGLMVQPISELPRIVKQQDIQIAIVAVPRDQAQEVIDLLVQAGIRAILNYAPITPKVPPGVRVQTIDPVLALQAMTYYLTAEARASHKVPTTPQR; encoded by the coding sequence ATGCCCAAACAAGAAGGACGATTAGAAGTGCCGGAAGTGGTGGTGGAGCGCCTGCCCCTGTATGTGCGGGCGCTGAAGGAACTGGCCCAGCGCCGAATAGAGGTAGTCAGTTCCAGGGATTTGGGGGAGCGTTTACATACCACCCCTGCGCAAATCCGCAAAGACCTTAGCGCCTTCGGACGCTTCGGCAAACAGGGGAGCGGATACAATGTGCAAACCCTTTTGACCGCCTTACAGAGCATTTTGGGATTAGATAGAGACTGGTATGTAGCCGTGGTCGGTGTGGGACGGCTGGGGCGGGCCATTATTAGTTATCCCGGCTTCGCCCCGGAGGGCTTCAGGATTGTAGCGGCCCTAGACAACGACCCCCGCCAGATTGGGCAAGTCATCGGGGGACTTATGGTTCAGCCCATCAGCGAACTCCCCCGCATAGTGAAACAGCAGGATATTCAGATAGCCATTGTGGCGGTGCCGCGGGACCAGGCCCAAGAAGTGATTGACCTGCTCGTGCAGGCGGGCATTCGGGCCATCCTGAACTACGCCCCCATTACCCCTAAGGTGCCCCCCGGCGTGCGGGTGCAGACCATAGACCCTGTGCTGGCCCTCCAGGCCATGACCTACTACCTGACCGCCGAGGCCCGCGCGTCCCACAAGGTCCCCACAACCCCGCAGCGCTAA
- a CDS encoding bifunctional folylpolyglutamate synthase/dihydrofolate synthase, giving the protein MDYREALRYLLGLADWERVAVPRGQRPRYDLRRMDALVEYLGSPHKAVPAIHITGTKGKGSTSAMLASILTAAGYKVGLYTSPHLHTFCERIRFGLEPIAPEAFARLVEKVRPAAEALAQEGTWGRVTTFEFLTAMAFVGFRDAGCEVQVVEVGLGGTLDATNVIPPPLVSVITSISLDHTQILGDTVALIARDKAGIIKPGSHAVTAPQAEAAMEEIRQRAQAVGAPLIEVGATYRWVRGPWTLEGQHFILEGPQGRLEAWLPLLGAYQLENAACALAAIQIVRQRGLVIPDAAVVEGFRRVRWPARMEVLRRRPLVVADGAHNPYSVQRLVEAVQEYFGPRRVLVVFGASSDKDIAGMAQALVPLRPLVLAAQSRHPRSLEADALRRVLESQGLMVVHGGRVQDALSQALFQAGEDDLVLATGSLFVAAEVREALLGIAAEVYPEIPPVRVSAEVR; this is encoded by the coding sequence ATGGACTATCGGGAGGCGTTGCGCTATCTGCTGGGTTTAGCCGATTGGGAACGGGTCGCCGTTCCCCGCGGGCAGCGCCCTCGGTATGACCTCAGGCGGATGGACGCTTTGGTGGAGTACCTCGGCTCGCCGCATAAGGCTGTCCCCGCTATCCACATCACAGGCACCAAGGGCAAGGGGAGCACCTCGGCTATGCTGGCGAGCATTCTCACCGCTGCCGGCTATAAGGTGGGGTTGTATACCTCGCCCCACTTGCACACCTTCTGTGAGCGTATCCGCTTCGGCCTGGAGCCCATCGCCCCCGAAGCCTTCGCCCGCTTGGTGGAGAAGGTCCGCCCCGCCGCCGAGGCCCTGGCCCAGGAGGGCACCTGGGGACGGGTGACGACCTTTGAGTTCCTGACCGCTATGGCCTTCGTGGGCTTCCGCGACGCGGGGTGTGAGGTGCAGGTGGTGGAGGTAGGCTTGGGTGGTACCCTGGATGCTACCAACGTCATACCCCCACCGTTGGTGAGCGTGATCACCTCCATTAGCCTTGACCATACGCAGATTTTGGGAGATACGGTGGCCCTTATCGCCCGGGACAAAGCGGGGATTATTAAGCCGGGGAGCCACGCCGTAACAGCACCCCAGGCCGAGGCAGCTATGGAAGAAATCCGCCAGCGCGCCCAGGCCGTGGGGGCACCCCTCATCGAGGTGGGGGCGACCTATCGTTGGGTGCGGGGACCTTGGACACTGGAGGGCCAGCATTTCATCTTGGAAGGCCCTCAGGGGCGGCTGGAGGCATGGCTTCCTTTGCTGGGTGCATACCAGTTGGAGAATGCGGCGTGCGCCCTGGCCGCTATCCAGATTGTGCGCCAGAGGGGTCTTGTCATCCCCGATGCTGCTGTGGTGGAGGGGTTCCGGCGGGTGCGCTGGCCGGCCCGCATGGAGGTGTTACGGCGCCGCCCCTTGGTGGTGGCCGACGGGGCCCACAACCCCTATTCGGTGCAACGGCTGGTGGAGGCGGTGCAGGAGTATTTCGGCCCCCGTCGCGTGCTGGTGGTCTTTGGAGCCTCCTCGGATAAGGATATCGCGGGCATGGCCCAAGCCCTGGTGCCCTTGCGTCCCCTGGTGTTGGCTGCCCAGTCGCGCCACCCCCGCTCGTTAGAGGCGGACGCTTTGCGGAGGGTGTTGGAATCGCAGGGGCTGATGGTGGTGCATGGGGGACGGGTGCAGGATGCTCTGTCCCAAGCCCTGTTCCAGGCGGGGGAGGATGACCTGGTGCTGGCGACGGGCTCCCTGTTCGTGGCGGCCGAGGTGCGGGAGGCACTGTTGGGCATCGCGGCTGAGGTGTATCCCGAAATTCCTCCGGTGCGAGTGAGCGCCGAAGTTCGGTGA
- the fabF gene encoding beta-ketoacyl-ACP synthase II, whose product MDRRRRVVITGMGAMTPLGHSVSAFWEGLVAGKSGVGPITLCDASEFPCRIAGEVKNFNPDEYMDRREARRMARFSQLAVAAAYQAVKDAGLDLSREDTTRCGVLLGNGNGGFPTTEEQCRILVAKGGMRVSPFFIPMILPNMAAANVSRLLGLRGYTSTCITACAASTQAIGEAAEVIRQGRADVMLTGGTEAGISPLGLAGFCVMKALTTRNEEPEKASRPFDAQRDGFVPAEGAAILVLEALEHAQRRGARILAEVAGYGVTSDAYHLVQPDEQGDGAARAMHLALADAGVSPQEVDYINAHGTSTPLNDALETLAIKKVFGEYAYRVPISSTKSMVGHALGASGALEAVASVQTILTGIIHPTINLEFPDPACDLDYVPRVARHKEVRVVLSNSFGFGGQNACVVFRRWEG is encoded by the coding sequence ATGGACAGGCGACGGCGCGTGGTGATCACCGGGATGGGAGCGATGACGCCCTTGGGGCACTCGGTATCGGCCTTTTGGGAGGGGTTGGTGGCGGGGAAGTCCGGGGTGGGGCCCATTACCCTGTGTGATGCCTCCGAGTTCCCTTGCCGTATTGCCGGGGAGGTCAAAAACTTCAACCCGGACGAGTATATGGATCGGCGGGAGGCACGGCGCATGGCACGCTTTAGTCAACTGGCCGTGGCCGCCGCCTACCAGGCGGTGAAGGATGCGGGGTTAGACCTGTCCCGGGAGGATACCACCCGCTGTGGGGTGCTGTTGGGTAACGGCAACGGGGGCTTCCCCACCACTGAGGAGCAGTGTCGGATTCTCGTGGCCAAAGGGGGGATGCGGGTCTCACCCTTCTTTATCCCCATGATTCTGCCTAACATGGCAGCGGCCAATGTGAGCCGTCTCCTGGGCTTGCGGGGCTACACCAGCACCTGCATTACTGCGTGCGCCGCTTCCACCCAGGCCATCGGGGAAGCAGCAGAGGTCATTCGGCAAGGGCGCGCCGATGTGATGCTCACCGGGGGCACGGAGGCGGGCATTAGCCCCCTGGGGCTGGCCGGGTTCTGTGTGATGAAGGCCCTTACCACCCGCAACGAGGAGCCCGAGAAGGCCAGTAGGCCCTTTGACGCCCAGCGGGATGGCTTCGTGCCCGCGGAGGGGGCGGCTATCCTGGTGCTGGAGGCTCTGGAGCACGCTCAGCGGCGGGGTGCACGCATCTTGGCAGAGGTGGCCGGCTACGGAGTTACTTCGGACGCTTACCATTTGGTCCAGCCCGACGAGCAGGGGGATGGGGCTGCTCGGGCGATGCACTTGGCCCTGGCCGATGCGGGCGTTTCCCCCCAGGAGGTGGACTACATCAACGCCCACGGCACCTCCACGCCCTTGAACGACGCCCTGGAGACCCTGGCCATCAAGAAGGTCTTCGGGGAGTATGCCTATCGGGTGCCCATCAGTTCCACCAAGTCCATGGTGGGGCATGCATTGGGGGCATCGGGGGCCTTGGAGGCGGTGGCATCGGTGCAGACCATCCTTACAGGCATCATCCACCCCACCATCAACCTGGAGTTTCCCGACCCGGCCTGCGACCTGGATTATGTGCCCCGTGTGGCGCGGCACAAGGAGGTGCGGGTCGTGCTCTCCAACTCCTTTGGCTTCGGCGGGCAAAACGCCTGCGTCGTGTTCCGCCGGTGGGAGGGATAG
- a CDS encoding SWIM zinc finger family protein, giving the protein MHSSLISKIEKARLYAQERERVTFQQFTATFRGEHDTYTVTYDAGRWACTCPFFQRQNTCSHTRALEQILGEMLPSPSSA; this is encoded by the coding sequence ATGCACTCCAGCCTGATCAGCAAGATAGAAAAGGCCAGGCTCTATGCCCAGGAGCGGGAGCGGGTAACCTTTCAGCAGTTCACCGCCACCTTCCGCGGCGAACACGACACCTACACCGTGACCTACGATGCCGGGCGCTGGGCGTGCACCTGCCCCTTCTTCCAAAGGCAAAACACCTGTAGCCATACGAGGGCCTTGGAGCAGATCCTGGGGGAGATGCTCCCCTCCCCCTCCTCCGCCTAA
- a CDS encoding CoA transferase, with product MVRDMPLAPYRVVDLTTEHASLAGRLLGDMGADVVKVEPLHGDPARRRPPFYGQAPHPNRSLTFWFYNLNKRAIALDITTADGRALLRRLVSRADILLESYPPGTMEKWGLGYADLSALNPRLIYTRITGFGQDGPYASSQAPDIVLQAMGGLMFITGDPDRPPLRISFPQAYLHAAGDAAVATLIALWERHRSGQGQQVDVSAQQGVIWSLMNATVTWDLNRVNITRQGAERLLAGAAGTRFRLNWECKDGYVCFSIGAGPVGGESTRNLVRWMQEEGAAPDFLVLYPFETQDIRLMPQEEIDLLQEPIARFFKSKTKAELFEGALKYRIILYPISTMRDLTENRHLVERGFFIRVHHPELGKDILYPGLVPRLTATPPTVRFRPPLLGEHTHEVLCGDLGLSPQDLDALRCRGVVGFPC from the coding sequence ATGGTGAGGGACATGCCTCTCGCTCCGTACCGCGTGGTGGACTTGACCACCGAGCACGCCAGCCTGGCTGGCCGCCTGCTGGGAGATATGGGCGCCGATGTGGTGAAAGTGGAGCCCCTGCACGGCGACCCCGCTCGTCGTCGCCCCCCTTTTTATGGGCAGGCACCCCACCCCAACCGTAGCCTCACCTTTTGGTTTTACAACCTCAATAAGCGCGCCATCGCCCTGGACATCACCACTGCTGACGGGCGCGCCCTCCTGCGCCGCTTGGTGAGCCGAGCGGATATCCTTCTGGAGAGTTATCCTCCCGGCACGATGGAAAAGTGGGGCCTGGGCTATGCGGACCTGTCGGCCCTCAACCCCCGCCTCATCTACACCCGCATCACCGGCTTCGGCCAGGACGGCCCTTATGCCTCCTCCCAGGCACCGGACATCGTCCTCCAAGCCATGGGCGGTTTGATGTTCATCACCGGCGACCCAGACCGCCCGCCTTTGCGCATCAGTTTCCCCCAGGCCTATCTTCACGCCGCGGGGGATGCCGCCGTGGCCACCCTTATAGCCCTGTGGGAGCGCCACCGCTCCGGCCAGGGGCAGCAGGTGGATGTCTCTGCCCAGCAAGGCGTCATCTGGTCGCTTATGAACGCCACCGTGACCTGGGACCTGAACCGGGTGAACATCACCCGCCAGGGAGCCGAGCGTTTACTGGCCGGAGCCGCCGGCACCCGCTTCCGCCTCAACTGGGAGTGCAAAGACGGTTATGTCTGCTTCTCTATAGGCGCTGGCCCTGTGGGCGGCGAGTCCACCCGCAACTTGGTGCGCTGGATGCAAGAGGAGGGAGCCGCCCCCGATTTCCTCGTCCTCTACCCCTTTGAGACTCAAGACATCCGCCTCATGCCCCAGGAGGAGATTGACCTCCTCCAGGAGCCTATCGCCCGCTTCTTCAAGAGCAAAACCAAGGCCGAACTGTTTGAAGGGGCCTTGAAATACCGCATCATCCTTTACCCCATTAGCACTATGCGCGATCTCACCGAGAACCGCCACCTAGTGGAACGGGGCTTCTTCATCCGTGTGCATCACCCCGAACTGGGCAAGGACATCCTCTACCCCGGTCTGGTGCCCCGCCTCACGGCCACCCCTCCCACTGTGCGTTTCCGCCCTCCCCTCCTAGGCGAGCACACGCACGAGGTTCTCTGCGGGGACCTGGGCCTTTCCCCCCAGGACTTGGACGCCCTGCGCTGCCGCGGAGTGGTCGGATTCCCCTGTTGA